Proteins encoded together in one Penicillium digitatum chromosome 1, complete sequence window:
- a CDS encoding General amidase, putative gives MSVDEQIKLSNFSSIFSLEGKVAVVTGGSRGLGLHAASGLLQAGCSKVYITSRKKAACDEAVAALNAIPNKRPGAQAISVPADSSDMKELDRLVAQVAETTDRVDILFANAGAMWMEKFDTHPEKMFSKVMDLNVKSVFYTVQKFTPLLTAKATRTDPSRVIITASVAGIEVGTVGESAIPSYSASKAAVIHLAKNLAVELGPRNVLTNTIAPGFYPSKMSSELIESQGGMKQLEECSPNGRLGKPEDIAGLVVFLGSRASSHLNGAVIATDGGAMLKGKI, from the exons ATGTCGGTGGACGAGCAAATCAAACTCTCCAACTTCTCCAGCATCTTTTCCCTCGAGGGCAAGGTCGCCGTCGTAACAGGCGGTTCTCGGGGACTAGGACTTCATGCGGCATCAGG TCTTCTACAAGCCGGGTGCTCCAAAGTTTACATCACCTCCCGCAAGAAGGCAGCCTGTGACGAAGCAGTCGCAGCTCTCAATGCCATCCCCAACAAGCGGCCCGGTGCGCAAGCTATCTCTGTACCAGCTGATAGCTCAGATATGAAAGAGCTAGACCGACTTGTGGCTCAGGTGGCCGAGACCACAGACCGGGTTGATATTCTCTTTGCCAACGCTGGCGCTATGTGGATGGAGAAGTTTGATACCCATCCCGAGAAGATGTTCTCTAAGGTGATGGATTTGAATGTAAAGAGTGTGTTCTACACGGTCCAGAA ATTCACCCCTCTCCTCACAGCAAAGGCAACCAGAACGGACCCATCCCGTGTCATTATCACCGCCTCTGTGGCAGGCATTGAGGTTGGCACAGTTGGTGAAAGCGCCATACCATCTTACTCCGCTTCCAAGGCGGCTGTTATCCATCTGGCGAAGAACTTGGCTGTTGAGCTTGGGCCACGAAATGTCTTGACCAACACTATTGCGCCAGGATTCTACCCCTCGAAGATGTCTAGTGAACTTATCGAGTCACAAGGCGGCATGAAGCAGCTCGAGGAGTGCTCACCGAATGGTCGGCTTGGCAAACCTGAGGATATCGCTGGTTTGGTTGTCTTTCTCGGGTCTAGGGCGTCCAGTCATTTGAATGGAGCGGTCATTGCGACAGATGGTGGAGCTATGCTTAAAGGGAAAATCTAA
- a CDS encoding Major facilitator superfamily domain, general substrate transporter — protein sequence MPDFPMDALYLSERERLIPTERLRADQMGISNQEWRWDHAREVPFDLMTCCWFFSIMTISMASHVDPTNGSRDSRSERLDPHVLPSAGAIMMLSVPRHKKEVLLFGYYLVFTITPLIYAYQAQNTAGGTKKKCTPGIVFIGMCAGNAIGPLLYSTKDAPLYRTGLIVSLVMFVTVGIIAGLTPFYLLYLNMIHEKRRVELGKVGPVADMSMLDKDQRKETKVLELEDIQKVSVGQENGLQDMTDLKNEDIFYVY from the exons ATGCCTGACTTCCCGATGGACGCATTGTACTTGAGCGAGCGAGAGAGACTCATTCCCACAGAGAGACTGCGTGCCGACCAGATGGGTATCTCCAACCAAGAATGGCGATGGGATCATGCTCGGGAGGTTCCATTCGATCTCATGACTTGCTGCTGGTTCTTCTCAATCATGACTATCTC GATGGCTAGCCACGTCGACCCAACGAATGGGTCTCGTGATAGCCGGAGCGAGCGTCT GGACCCACACGTCCTGCCGAGCGCCGGGGCTATCATGATGCTGAGCGTCCCGCGACATAAGAAGGAAGTCCTCCTCTTCGGCTACTACTTG GTCTTCACCATCACTCCACTGATTTATGCCTACCAAGCGCAGAATACCGCGGGTGGAACTAAAAAGAAGTGTACCCCTGGTATTGTTTTCATCGGCATGTGCGCTGGCAATGCTATTGGTCCGCTTCTTTACTCTACCAAGGATGCACCGTTATATCGAACGGGTCTAATAGTCAGTCTTGTCATGTTTGTCACTGTCGGGATCATCGCTGG CCTAACTCCTTTCTATCTCCTGTACCTGAATATGATACACGAGAAGCGACGCGTGGAACTCGGCAAAGTGGGCCCCGTGGCTGACATGTCTATGCTGGACAAGGATCAGCGGAAAGAAACCAAGGTACTGGAGCTGGAAGATATTCAAAAGGTCTCGGTGGGACAAGAAAACGGTTTACAGGACATGACCGACCTGAAGAACGAGGACATCTTCTACGTTTATTAG
- a CDS encoding General amidase, putative: MASQEPRYVAVAQRKQAELAAAIPTEWRLPTHVFSEGMLSISESITAGPTSYRERYTMCGALWRRWQRGRLKAEDVVRGFCKRAAIAHQLTRYLTEPLFDRALQQARELDDHLQRTGTPIGPLHGLPVSVKDTFNIMGVDFSIGLSALAFNPAEANAPLVDLLQSLGAVVIAKTNIPQTLATLDSCNHLFGRTLNPLNRIWTAGGSTGGEGALIAMSGSMIGFGTDIGGSIRIPAMCQGIYSFKPSNGRVPFGDQQRGQIEGKGRIGLQAVAGPLARSVADINAIMAEIVPRAELFGEDCIPGAWLAPSVPLSLAPSCNFTIGVLKTDGLVTPLPPITRILTEVANSLRRIPGVDVVESPLPPVLPKCQALAGRLMGVDDGSHMLDLIESMDDDLIPWLQGRMKRGKALTVVQMAALQARRAEIEKGMMKIWALSSPRSAGARRVDAIICPVAPHPVPEIDRYNAVGYTSTFVLLDYPAGSVPVRSFTESDLEIGREMEAPVLGSWDKANRQLWDEKTIDRRVYLGSPLSVQVVTPKQHDYQLFRAMEIVDRAVQGGSSTSAKL; the protein is encoded by the exons ATGGCCTCCCAGGAGCCCCGATATGTGGCAGTGGCCCAGCGCAAGCAAGCTGAGCTTGCTGCAGCCATTCCGACCGAATGGCGGCTACCCACACACGTTTTCTCTGAGGGGATGCTCTCAATTTCCGAGTCGATTACCGCTGGCCCAACAAGTTACCGAGAA AGATATACAATGTGCGGGGCCTTGTGGCGGAGATGGCAGAGGGGTCGGTTGAAAGCCGAGGACGTGGTGCGAGGGTTTTGCAAG AGAGCAGCCATCGCTCACCAACTCACCCGATATTTAACTGAGCCCCTCTTCGACCGCGCCTTGCAACAAGCCCGGGAGCTGGACGACCACCTGCAGCGCACGGGTACACCGATCGGCCCCTTGCATGGACTCCCAGTTTCAGTAAAGGACACATTTAATATTATGGGTGTGGACTTTAGCATCGGATTGTCTGCCCTGGCATTCAACCCCGCAGAAGCAAATGCCCCGCTGGTAGACCTGCTGCAGTCTCTAGGCGCTGTAGTGATTGCGAAAACAAACATACCACAAACGCTCGCAACGTTAGACAGTTGCAACCATCTCTTCGGACGCACGTTAAACCCTCTCAACCGTATATGGACTGCTGGCGGAAGCACTGGCGGGGAGGGCGCGTTGATCGCCATGAGCGGGTCCATGATCGGCTTTGGCACAGATATTGGCGGTAGCATCCGTATACCGGCCATGTGCCAAGGTATCTATAGCTTCAAGCCAAGTAATGGACGCGTGCCATTTGGAGATCAACAGAGAGGCCAGATTGAAGGCAAGGGCCGGATAGGGCTGCAAGCAGTAGCTGGTCCGTTAGCTCGCTCTGTTGCGGATATCAACGCCATCATGGCGGAGATTGTCCCTCGCGCAGAGCTATTCGGCGAAGATTGCATTCCCGGCGCATGGTTGGCACCATCAGTTCCGCTTTCTCTTGCTCCATCATGCAACTTCACTATCGGTGTTCTCAAAACGGATGGTCTCGTCACACCTCTACCCCCGATCACCCGGATCTTGACCGAAGTCGCGAACAGCCTCCGCCGTATACCCGGCGTTGATGTCGTTGAGAGTCCACTTCCACCGGTCCTACCTAAATGCCAGGCGCTTGCTGGCCGGCTCATGGGCGTCGATGATGGGTCCCACATGCTTGACCTTATCGAGAGCATGGACGATGACCTCATTCCGTGGCTGCAGGGCCGAATGAAGCGCGGCAAGGCCTTGACGGTAGTTCAAATGGCGGCGCTGCAGGCTCGGCGGGCCGAAATTGAGAAGgggatgatgaagatatGGGCGTTGTCCTCACCCCGTTCAGCCGGTGCCCGACGCGTCGACGCCATTATTTGCCCTGTGGCGCCACACCCGGTCCCAGAGATCGACCGCTACAATGCCGTTGGGTACACCTCGACCTTTGTGCTGCTAGACTACCCGGCTGGCTCGGTTCCTGTCCGCTCATTTACAGAATCCGATCTTGAGATTGGCCGGGAGATGGAGGCACCTGTGTTGGGAAGCTGGGATAAGGCTAATCGTCAGCTTT GGGATGAGAAAACGATTGACCGTCGGGTCTACCTTGGGTCACCTCTCAGTGTGCAGGTCGTCACCCCCAAGCAGCACGATTACCAGCTCTTCCGGGCAATGGAGATTGTTGATCGGGCTGTGCAGGGCGGGAGCTCGACCAGTGCGAAGTTATAG
- a CDS encoding Serine protein kinase, putative, whose protein sequence is MIVTYVLQRNSRYVALKILVSKLLGSTTELRTLRHITEVAPVEGTRYITQLLDEFEHHGPNGVHQGLGFEPMGSSVNTMVEELIYDVSGKNAALGMAETTPTP, encoded by the coding sequence ATGATTGTTACTTATGTCCTCCAAAGAAACAGTAGATATGTCGCCCTGAAGATCCTAGTCTCGAAACTCCTAGGATCGACCACCGAGCTACGAACCTTGCGCCACATCACCGAAGTCGCACCAGTCGAAGGAACCCGATATATCACACAACTGCTAGACGAGTTCGAACACCACGGGCCTAATGGCGTCCACCAGGGCCTGGGATTTGAGCCTATGGGGTCGAGTGTGAATACAATGGTCGAGGAGCTGATCTACGACGTAAGTGGCAAGAACGCTGCGCTGGGGATGGCCGAGACGACCCCTACACCGTGA